Below is a window of Lacibacter sp. H407 DNA.
CATCCCCTTAAGTGATGCAGCGCTGCAAAAAATTAATTTCCGGCGGGAAGATCAGCCGGACGGGTCGGTAAAATACCTGAAAGGTGCTTTCAGGGTTCATCTCGATAGAAAAGATGATTTCAGCAATATAAGCTTTTGGTACAGGGAAGATAAACGCCATGTAAATCAACCGATTGCACTCCATCAGTTGCAGAATTATTATTTGGATATGACCAAGGTACATCTTACAGCAGAAGCAATTTAAATAGCAGAAAATTCTATTTTTGGCCCCGGTGTGGTAATTTTTTTTTGAAAATGCCTGCCGGGGCTGATTTTTTTGTATTCTTTTCCAGAAATCCTCCTATCTTTGCGACCCCAAAAAGTATGGCGAAACAAGCACTTATTAAGCAAGACGGTAAAATTTTAGAAGCATTGAGCAATGCTATGTTTCGGGTACAGCTTGAAAACGGGCACGAAATTCTGGCCACGATCTCAGGAAAAATGAGGATGCACTACATCCGAATCCTTCCGGGCGATAAAGTTGGTGTAGAAATGAGTCCCTACGATTTGAGCAGGGGTCGTATTATTTTCAGGTATAAGTAAAGTTTAACGCTGTAGGCTAAAGGCTGAGGGCAGTAAAAATAAAAACGATGAAAGTTAGAGCATCCATCAAAAAGCGCAGCGTTGACTGCAAAATTGTTCGCAGAAAGGGCCGCCTTTATGTGATTAACAAGAAGAATCCCCGCTTTAAGCAGCGCCAGGGATAATTCAATATGCAATCAGCAATACGCAAATTGCCTATTGCCAATTGTCTATTGCCTGTTAGAATTAAAAGAAATTAAATAATAATAAGTTATGGCTCGTATTGCCGGTGTTGATTTACCAAAGAACAAAAGAGGAGAAATAGGCCTTACCTATATCTATGGTATTGGTCCTTCTACTGCAAAGTACATCCTTGAGAAATCAGGTATTGATGTAAATAAAAAAGTGAACCAGTGGAATGATGACGAATTGAATGCAATTCGTAACGTTATTACCAACGAGTTTAAAGTAGAAGGTCAGTTGCGTAGTGAGGTGCAAATGAGCATCAAGCGTTTGCTTGATATTGCTTGCTACCGTGGCTTACGTCACCGTAAAGGATTACCGGTTCGTGGTCAACGTACCAAAACAAACAGCCGTACACGGAAAGGTAAACGCAAGACAGTTGCCGGAAAGAAAAAGGCAGCTAAGAAGTAATAAATGCCAAAAGCTGTTAGCCACGAGCTATCAGCTTTTAGCTTTTAATATGCACCGGTTCTTACAGATCAGCAGCAGATGTATGGTGCAACGGAGCGTTGGTCTGGTCTCGTGTTAAACGGGATTATTTTAAACACAAAGATTACCTAGGTTTTCAATTATGGCAAAAGCACAACAGGTGAGCGCTAAAGCAGCCGCCAAGAAAAGAGTTGTAAAGGTTGATTCGCACGGTGATGCACATATCAGTGCCACGTTCAACAACATCATTATCAGTTTAACCAACAAGCAAGGTCAGGTTATTTCATGGAGCAGCGCCGGTAAAATGGGCTTTAAAGGTTCCAAGAAAAACACTCCTTATGCTGCTCAGGTAGCATCTGCTGAAGCTGCGAAAAAAGCATTTGATGCAGGTGTAAAACGTGTGGACGTATTTGTAAAAGGTCCGGGTTCTGGTCGTGAAAGCGCCATCCGTGCTTTATCACAATCAGGTATTGAAGTAGCAATGATCAAAGATGTTACGCCTTTACCACACAATGGTTGTCGTCCTCCGAAAAAGAGAAGAGTTTAATTAGAAATAAATATGGAGTGTGAAGTACAACGTACGTTTTTCGTACCTCGTACTTCTTACTTCGTTGTTAAGACATATTTGAATCGCCAAGATTCATTCATTTAATAAAGGGTGACTGATTAATTTTTTAACGCTTTTACCGATCAGTTCACCGGTTTCTAAAAAGCGTAAATGAATAAAAACTATGGCACGTTACACAGGTCCAAAGACCAAGATCTCCCGTATTTTCGGTGAGCCAATTTTAGGAAATGGCAAATGGTTGGGTAAGAACAGCAACCCTCCTGGCCAGCACGGCGCACAACGTAAACGTAAAACGTTAGGTGAATACGCTTTACAGCTCCGTGAAAAACAAAAAGCCAAATACACTTATGGCTTATTGGAGAAACAATTCCGTAAAACATTTGATGAAGCTGCCCGTATCAAGGGCGTAACAGGTGAAAACCTGATCCGCTTACTGGAAGCACGTTTGGACAATGCAGTTTACCGTTTAGGTATTTCTCCAAGTCGTCCGGGTGCACGCCAGCTCGTAAGTCACAAACACATTACCGTGAATGGTGAAGTAGTGAATGTTCCTTCGTATCAATTACAACCCGGCGACGTAATCAGCTTAAAAGATAAGAGCAAGGATAATGCATCTGTAACAGGCAAACTGGCAGGTAAAAATCCAAAGTTCAGCTGGTTAGACTGGAATGAAGCTGAAATGAAAGGTACGTTCATTGCATATCCAGAGCGTGAGAACGTTCCTGAGAATATCAAGGAGCAACTGATTGTGGAATTGTACAGCAAGTAATAATGAGTGATCAGTGATGAGTAATCAATGGTCAATACAGTTACAAAGCGTACAAGAGTGCGACGCAACAGCAGAATCATCAAGGCGTAACAGCCGATTACAAAAATGTAAAACAGAAACTTCAATATGGCTATTTTGAATTTCGTAAAACCCGATAAAATTGTTCTTCAGAAAGCAACAGACTTTGAAGCACAATTTGAATTTCGTCCGCTTGAACCCGGTTATGGTGTTACCATTGGTAACGCACTGCGCCGTGTGTTGCTGAATTCATTGGAAGGATATGCAATTGTAGGTATTAAGATAGAGGGAGCTGACCATGAGTTTGGTACTGTAAAAGGAATCAGCGAAGATGTTGTGGAAATTATCCTCAACCTGAAGCAGGTTCGTTTTAAGAAAAAAGTTGAGCACGAAGTAAGTCACGAAAAGATCACGTTAAGTCTGAAAAATAAAACAGAATTTACTGCTGCTAACATTGGTGAAGCTTCTCCAAGTTTTGAAGTAATGAATCCTGAATTGTTGATCTGCACAATGGATCCAAGTGCAAAGCTTGATATTGAGATCAACATTGCAAGAGGTCGTGGTTATGTACCTGCAGAAGATAACAAACCAAAAGATGCTCCATTTGGATACATTGCTACTGACTCTATCTTTACGCCCATTAAAAACGTAAAGTACCTGATCGAAAATACACGTGTGGAACAGCGTACTGATTTCGAAAAATTAGTAATGGATGTTGTTACAGATGGTACAATTCATCCGGAAGAGGCAGTAAAGCAAGCAAGCCGCATCTTGATTCAACACCTGATGATCATTACTGATGAAAACATCACGTTTGATAATAAGGAAGAGAAGAAAGAAGATGTAGTGGATGAGCAAATGCTGCAATTACGTAAGGTATTGAAGACTCCGTTGGAAGATCTCGATCTTTCAGTACGTGCCTTCAATTGTTTGAAAGCTGCAAAGATCAACTCATTGAGTGAATTGGTACAGTACGAGCAGGAAGACCTGATGAAGTTCCGCAACTTCGGTCAAAAATCATTGGCTGAAATTGAGCAGGTGTTAGGCGAAAGAGGCTTACACTTTGGTATGGATCTTCACAAAATGGGATTGGATAATATCGATTAATATTTTTTACTCAGCTGCAGTTACTGCAGCTGAGTATTTTTTTAAACATAGTCTTGTAATTCCTGACACGGTACAAGATTCTAAATTTAAACGTCATGCGTCACGGAGACAAAATCAAAAATCTGAGTCGTACCGCTTCTCACAGAAAAGCGTTGCTGACTAACCTAGCTATCGAGCTGATCCAACACAAACGTATCGTTACTACCTTAACAAAGGCAAAAGCGTTACGTACATGGATCGAGCCTCTGATTACAAAAGCCAAAGACAATTCTACTCACTCACGTCGTGTAGTGTTTAGTTACTTACAAAACAAAGAAGCTGTTACTGAACTGTTCAGCACTGTTGCTGAAAAAGTTGCCAGCCGCCCGGGTGGATATACACGTGTATTGAAATTAGGTATACGTGTAGGTGATAACGCAGAAAAAGCCATGATTGAACTGGTTGATTTCAACGAGATCTACGGTAAAGGAAAAGGTGAAGCTGCTGCGCCTGCTAAGAAAACCCGTCGTGCCGGTGGTGCGAAGAAAAAGGCTGAAGCTACAACTGAAGAAGTTGCTGCTGCTCCTGCTGCTGAAGAAACAAAAGAAGAAAAATCAGCTGAATAATATTCATGTTGAAAAGTTTTTGATACAGAGGCAGGACATTTGGTTCTGCCTCTTTTATTTTGCATAATAATTATGACACAACCACATAAGCCAACAGGAACTCAAACTGCCATTCTCATGCTGGAAGATGGCAATGTATTTTACGGGAAAGCATTCGGGAAAATTGGTACTACTACCGGTGAGATCTGTTTCAACACAGGTATGACAGGTTACCAGGAAGTATTTACTGATCCCAGTTATACCGGCCAGATCATTATCATGAACAATGTGCATACCGGTAACTACGGCACATTTGCAAAAGATGTAGAAAGCAACAGTGTAAAAATCAAAGGTTTGATCGGCCGTAATCTTGAAGATCGTTTTTCAAGATATTTTGCTGACAAATCATTGCAGCAATACCTTGAAGAGCAGCATATTGTTTCTATTGAAGATGTAGATACAAGAGCCTTGGTAGCCCATGTGCGTACGAAAGGCGCCATGAACTGCATCATTTCATCGGAAATATTAGACGAAGCAAAACTGAAAGAAGAGTTAGCAAAGGTTCCCTCAATGGAAGGATTGGAGTTGGCAAGCACAGTAAGTACAACAGAAGCATTTAATATGGGTGATGAAAATTCACCGATCCGTATTGCGGTAATGGATTTTGGTACTAAGCTGAACATTCTGCAATGCATGGTTGATCGGGGTGCTTATTTAAAAGTATTCCCTGCAAAAACAAAGATCGAAGAGCTGAAAGCGTTTAACCCTGCGGGTTACTTTATATCAAATGGTCCCGGCGATCCTGCCAGTATGGATTATGCCATTGACACAGTGAAGGCGATCATCAACGAGAAGAAGCCAACGTTTGGTATCTGTCTCGGTCATCAGTTGCTGGCGTTGGCAAATGATATTTCCACATTCAAAATGCATCATGGTCACCGTGGATTAAACCACCCGGTGAAAAACCTGGTGACAGGATTGTGTGAGATCACTACACAAAATCATGGATTTGGTGTTGATCCGGAAGCGGTGCGTAAAGCAGCCAATGTCGAGATCACCCATGTGAACCTGAATGATGAATCAATTGAAGGGATTCGTTTGAAAGATCGTCCTGCGTTTTCGGTGCAGTATCATCCGGAGAGCACACCCGGCCCGCACGACAGCCGTTACCTGTTTGATGATTTTATTCAAATGATCAAAAGCAGTTTAAATTAATACCGAGCCCCGATTCAACATCGGGGCTTTTTCATGTGTTCTTTTTTATTGATTTTTTGCCACATAGAATTCGCCACCAAATTTTCAGTGATTGTTGCCTAAGCTATCTCGAAAATTTTGTGCCTCATTTCTTTTTATATTTATGCTATGAAGAAGATCGCCATCATCAATGGGCCCAACTTAAACCTCCTTGGAAAACGGGAGCCGGGAGTTTATGGCAACAAGTCGTTTGAAGAATATTTTGAAGAGCTGAAAGCAAAATTTCCTGCTGTTGAGTTTCATTATTATCAGAGCAATGTAGAAGGTGAGTTGATCAATGAACTACAGCGTGTTGGATTTTCGTATGATGGCATTGTACTGAATCCCGGTGGCTACACCCATACTTCCGTTGCCATTGGCGATGCCATTGCAGCCATTACAACACCTGTTGTGGAAGTGCATATTTCCAATATACATGCACGTGAAGAATTCCGGAAACTGTCGCATGTAAGTGCCAAGGCTGCCGGTAGTATTATTGGGTTGGGGATGAAAGGGTATGAGTTGGGAGTGTTTTATCTGCTACACTAGTGTTTACTTTTTCAGCAACGGAATTTGTTGCTGAAAGTATTTATTGAGGATGATCCTGAAGGTGTTGGGAGAGTATAGGTCATCTGGTATCTGGCTATAATCTTTATCAGGGAAGTATATTGCAGATAGGATTTTTTGTTTGTGATCTTGTGGGAATTTATTAAGATCGAAGCGTCTGTTACCATGATCGCCTTGGATTATTATAATTGAAGGACGTTTATTGTTTCTAAGTATTTTATTAGCCAGTTCAATGATTGTTTTGTTTGCATACTTTACTTGGTTTAGATAGGTCGCTGTTGTATGGTATTGATTTTTGTATGATTCATAGCTCCAATTAATTGTATTGCCTTTTTCGTCAAATTTGAAAGGATCATGTGGTAAAAAAAAGTGTCCATAGAAAAACTTGGGTTTAATAGTATCGATGGTTAATGAAGAGTCGATTAATTGATTGATTCTTTTAGTATATATTACCTCATCATTGATTCGTCGGTTAAAATCAGTAATAAAAGCCTTTTTATAAAAGCTAGTAAAATTCCAACCAATATCCTGTTTTACTTTTCTCAAAATAGTTTGGTTTTGAATCATATCTTCAGGAGAATTCCAATGGATATACTTTCGTACCAATGATTTATTATCCTTAAAGTCGAACATGCTAGCATTAATAAATGTGTAACCATTAGTTTGTAAGAACGGGACCAGTCTATTTTCTGCGAGTTTGATATTTATTGCATACTGTTGTTTTAAAATAAGTTCATTACTGTTTTTGGGCGAAAATTCAGTGAGCCCAAGTAGTGAATAAATGCACGCAACAGTATGGTGATATGCGCTGGTTGCGCCAGCCGAAACTCTAAAATCAAGTTTACTCAAACTACTATCCAATGAGTTATTATTATAGTTGAATAGTGTATGAAGTGATTTAGTACTGGGATGTTCATCAAATATTAGAAAAAAAATATCCGGCTTAATTTGTTCTTTTATTTCTATTTTATTTAGCACCGTGTTATTTTGGGTAACTATTGCATTTCGTTCCTTGAGTGAAGCGAATCCGTATATAGAAAGTTGAAATATTTCATAACTCAATAATATTAGTATCGTAACATTTAAGAACAAGTGCGCTCTTTCAATCTTTTTCCTTGTTTTATGAACAAAATGATGAGTTAATATGAGGGAAATAAATAGGAGCGGAAGAAAAATGGAATATCTAGAGAAATAACATAGAAAAGGGACAGCCTTGATTTCCTTCATAAACGGTGCTGCAAAAAAATAAACTGAAAGTAATATAGAGGTTAATAATGCCGACTTTGACAAGTCTCTGAGGATTAACCAATAAAAAAAAAGTAAAACTGCTGGCGCTGTTATCCATGCAATTATTAGACCGGATATTTTCCCTAAATCAATTAAGCCTGCAAAATCAATATAGTTATGAAGTATGAAAAATACTGGTATTGAAAAGCAATGAAGAAAATTCGGCAGTATTTTATGAAGTAGTTTCATTATAATAACCTTGTTATATATTTTTCAGTTTTCATACTTGTAACTAAAGAATATATTTTTTGTTTAAGGAAGTCGTTATAAATATTTTAATTGATTTTATTTAGTTGAATCTTTTCAGATTTTATAACTGTTTCTTTTTGAGCAGTTACTAATGTGCTGCTATCTTTTAATAGATTTAGATTTGCGCCGAAATATTTATTTAGTACTATTCGAAAGGTGTTAACCGGCGAAAGTGAATCATACAAAAGTTCATAGTTCTGGTCAGGGAAATAAATAGAGTTGAAATTTTGGAATGTATAACCTTCTTTATCGCCCTCTTGAGAACGAAAACCATGGTCGCCTTCAATAATTATAATGGTATTTTTTTTATTATGTAATTGAATGTAGTTTGTTAATTCTCTGATTATTTTGCCAGCATACACAACTTGATGGTAGTATGAATCTGAATTTCCTGGGCCAACTTTAAGTATTGTTTTTTCAGCAGTTTTTACTTTACCAGTGCTGTCAAATATATATGGGTCATGTGGCAGCATAAAATGGCCGTAAACAAATTTTTGCTTACCTGTTAATGAACAGCTGTTTTTAATCATCGAAATTGTCGTGTCAAAATAGTTCTTCTTATCAGCATTCCTTTTATCGATTATTTTAAATTGTCGATTTTTTATAAAAGGCACGTCGATGCGGTTATAATTCCAAAAAATATCTCTGTAAATACGTCCAGGAAGTGTTTTGAAAGAATAATGATGTTGTC
It encodes the following:
- the infA gene encoding translation initiation factor IF-1, whose protein sequence is MAKQALIKQDGKILEALSNAMFRVQLENGHEILATISGKMRMHYIRILPGDKVGVEMSPYDLSRGRIIFRYK
- the ykgO gene encoding type B 50S ribosomal protein L36, with the protein product MKVRASIKKRSVDCKIVRRKGRLYVINKKNPRFKQRQG
- the rpsM gene encoding 30S ribosomal protein S13, which gives rise to MARIAGVDLPKNKRGEIGLTYIYGIGPSTAKYILEKSGIDVNKKVNQWNDDELNAIRNVITNEFKVEGQLRSEVQMSIKRLLDIACYRGLRHRKGLPVRGQRTKTNSRTRKGKRKTVAGKKKAAKK
- the rpsK gene encoding 30S ribosomal protein S11 → MAKAQQVSAKAAAKKRVVKVDSHGDAHISATFNNIIISLTNKQGQVISWSSAGKMGFKGSKKNTPYAAQVASAEAAKKAFDAGVKRVDVFVKGPGSGRESAIRALSQSGIEVAMIKDVTPLPHNGCRPPKKRRV
- the rpsD gene encoding 30S ribosomal protein S4, coding for MARYTGPKTKISRIFGEPILGNGKWLGKNSNPPGQHGAQRKRKTLGEYALQLREKQKAKYTYGLLEKQFRKTFDEAARIKGVTGENLIRLLEARLDNAVYRLGISPSRPGARQLVSHKHITVNGEVVNVPSYQLQPGDVISLKDKSKDNASVTGKLAGKNPKFSWLDWNEAEMKGTFIAYPERENVPENIKEQLIVELYSK
- a CDS encoding DNA-directed RNA polymerase subunit alpha; amino-acid sequence: MAILNFVKPDKIVLQKATDFEAQFEFRPLEPGYGVTIGNALRRVLLNSLEGYAIVGIKIEGADHEFGTVKGISEDVVEIILNLKQVRFKKKVEHEVSHEKITLSLKNKTEFTAANIGEASPSFEVMNPELLICTMDPSAKLDIEINIARGRGYVPAEDNKPKDAPFGYIATDSIFTPIKNVKYLIENTRVEQRTDFEKLVMDVVTDGTIHPEEAVKQASRILIQHLMIITDENITFDNKEEKKEDVVDEQMLQLRKVLKTPLEDLDLSVRAFNCLKAAKINSLSELVQYEQEDLMKFRNFGQKSLAEIEQVLGERGLHFGMDLHKMGLDNID
- the rplQ gene encoding 50S ribosomal protein L17, translated to MRHGDKIKNLSRTASHRKALLTNLAIELIQHKRIVTTLTKAKALRTWIEPLITKAKDNSTHSRRVVFSYLQNKEAVTELFSTVAEKVASRPGGYTRVLKLGIRVGDNAEKAMIELVDFNEIYGKGKGEAAAPAKKTRRAGGAKKKAEATTEEVAAAPAAEETKEEKSAE
- the carA gene encoding glutamine-hydrolyzing carbamoyl-phosphate synthase small subunit, which encodes MTQPHKPTGTQTAILMLEDGNVFYGKAFGKIGTTTGEICFNTGMTGYQEVFTDPSYTGQIIIMNNVHTGNYGTFAKDVESNSVKIKGLIGRNLEDRFSRYFADKSLQQYLEEQHIVSIEDVDTRALVAHVRTKGAMNCIISSEILDEAKLKEELAKVPSMEGLELASTVSTTEAFNMGDENSPIRIAVMDFGTKLNILQCMVDRGAYLKVFPAKTKIEELKAFNPAGYFISNGPGDPASMDYAIDTVKAIINEKKPTFGICLGHQLLALANDISTFKMHHGHRGLNHPVKNLVTGLCEITTQNHGFGVDPEAVRKAANVEITHVNLNDESIEGIRLKDRPAFSVQYHPESTPGPHDSRYLFDDFIQMIKSSLN
- the aroQ gene encoding type II 3-dehydroquinate dehydratase, producing MKKIAIINGPNLNLLGKREPGVYGNKSFEEYFEELKAKFPAVEFHYYQSNVEGELINELQRVGFSYDGIVLNPGGYTHTSVAIGDAIAAITTPVVEVHISNIHAREEFRKLSHVSAKAAGSIIGLGMKGYELGVFYLLH
- a CDS encoding sulfatase-like hydrolase/transferase; its protein translation is MKLLHKILPNFLHCFSIPVFFILHNYIDFAGLIDLGKISGLIIAWITAPAVLLFFYWLILRDLSKSALLTSILLSVYFFAAPFMKEIKAVPFLCYFSRYSIFLPLLFISLILTHHFVHKTRKKIERAHLFLNVTILILLSYEIFQLSIYGFASLKERNAIVTQNNTVLNKIEIKEQIKPDIFFLIFDEHPSTKSLHTLFNYNNNSLDSSLSKLDFRVSAGATSAYHHTVACIYSLLGLTEFSPKNSNELILKQQYAINIKLAENRLVPFLQTNGYTFINASMFDFKDNKSLVRKYIHWNSPEDMIQNQTILRKVKQDIGWNFTSFYKKAFITDFNRRINDEVIYTKRINQLIDSSLTIDTIKPKFFYGHFFLPHDPFKFDEKGNTINWSYESYKNQYHTTATYLNQVKYANKTIIELANKILRNNKRPSIIIIQGDHGNRRFDLNKFPQDHKQKILSAIYFPDKDYSQIPDDLYSPNTFRIILNKYFQQQIPLLKK